TGGCTGCACTTCGGCCGCCAGGAATGATCCATCAACCGGAGGATGGCGATCGCCCGACACACTGCACACACCTTGATGGACAAGCCAGCAGGAACCTTGACCAAGAATCGATTCAAAGATCTTGCCTAAGATTTCAAAGACTTACCCACGGGGGGACTGTGCATTTTGTCAAACGATTGTTATCTTTTTTAATAGAAAGGTGGAGGCATGGAGCCTGTTTTAGGGAACCCTACGAGGAACCTATCCAGCTAGCTTCCCAAGGAAGCTCGAATCCAACCATGTTCGACTTCTGACGTTGTTTACCTCAGTCAAGGAGAATTCCAATGAACGAACGAATTGAACTCTCTCTGGAACAGCAGTTCAGCCTGCGGTCTTTTGAAACCCAGGTCGAAAACATGAGCCGAGAACAGGCCCAGCACTTCCTGGTCAAGCTCTACGAGCAGATGATGCTGAAGGATGCCACCTACAAGAGCCTGCTAAAGCATCAGTGGGGCATCGAAGGCGGGGCGCAGTTCTAGTCTGCTAGAGTCGCAGTAGGCGACCTCCCTCTCTTGCTCGATTCCTGGCCTGTTGGGAAAGGAGCTGGGGATGCTGGGGCGTCCGCTCGATCTCAAGCAATCTCAAAAGCCTGATTGCCTTCTCCCGTCTCTGCTGATTAGCACTAAGTCGTTGCAAATCCTCTAAACATTCCAGACGTTTTCTTGGCCCTGGCTCCTGTCAATCTTTTCAGGTTTTGCGTTTAAGCGGCGTACCGACAGTGACCCTGTGCCAGTCCTTTGATGATTTTGCTGAGTAGCTGACCAGGAACCTACAGTCCAGTGGCGTTTCACCCTGGTTTCCCCTGCCTAACGAAAGCCCTGATGCCTGTCTAACGTTTCGATAGAGTAGTTTCAGGGGAAAAGGGTTCGAGTTTTTCGCGTTGAGATGGTAGGGTTGGGTAGAGTTTTGCCGCGCCAATCGGCAGCCGTAACTTGCTAGGCAACTCTCACCATGCAGTTAATAGCGCCCCCTTCATCGCGTATGTTCAAGCGTGCTTTGATTTGCACCGACTTTAAGGACGGTCTCTATCGCTTCGCCCGCTTTGTCCCCAGCCTCTCG
The Thermoleptolyngbya sichuanensis A183 DNA segment above includes these coding regions:
- a CDS encoding NblA/ycf18 family protein, with the translated sequence MNERIELSLEQQFSLRSFETQVENMSREQAQHFLVKLYEQMMLKDATYKSLLKHQWGIEGGAQF